Proteins found in one Cygnus olor isolate bCygOlo1 unplaced genomic scaffold, bCygOlo1.pri.v2 S94, whole genome shotgun sequence genomic segment:
- the LOC121063150 gene encoding kallikrein-8-like codes for MKVLVVMLLVLVTAASRNVLWVIEGTSCDLPWQAALFKGDKFICGGTLVARNWVLTAAHCHVPGFINVRLGGRGPKDPGISEQRRLSAKVISYPRYDPATKDGDLMLVKLLQPVHINERVKPLPLASHCPVPGKTCQISGWGSTTSPEVTFPEDLHCAKVTIVSEEQCRRIYPGSITPNMVCAGEPRNRADSCQGDSGGPLVCDGRLQGIVSWGPGVCGDPQKPGVYVNLCKYTRWIQETMRRN; via the exons ATGAAGGTCCTGGTCGTGATGCTCCTGGTGCTGGTGACCGCAG CCTCGAGGAACGTCCTGTGGGTGATCGAGGGGACCTCCTGCGACCTGCCCTGGCAGGCTGCCCTCTTCAAAGGGGACAAGTTCATCTGTGGGGGGACGCTGGTGGCCAGGAACTGGGTGCTGACGGCTGCCCACTGCCACGTCCCGGG CTTCATCAACGTGCGGCTGGGGGGCCGGGGCCCCAAGGATCCAGGAATCTCCGAGCAGCGGCGGCTCTCGGCCAAGGTCATCAGCTACCCGCGCTATGACCCGGCCACCAAGGACGGTGACCTGATGCTTGTCAAGCTCCTCCAACCCGTCCACATCAACGAGCGGGTGAAGCCGCTGCCGCTGGCCTCCCACTGTCCAGTGCCTGGCAAGACGTGCCAGATCTCAGGATGGGGGTCCACCACCAGTCCCGAAG TCACCTTCCCCGAGGACCTCCACTGTGCCAAGGTCACCATCGTCTCAGAGGAGCAGTGCCGGCGCATCTACCCCGGCTCCATCACCCCCAACATGGTGTGCGCAGGCGAACCCCGCAACCGTGCCGACTCCTGCCAG GGTGACTCTGGGGGACCCCTCGTGTGTGACGGACGGCTCCAGGGCATAGTCTCCTGGGGCCCGGGCGTCTGCGGGGACCCCCAAAAACCCGGTGTCTACGTCAACCTCTGCAAATACACCCGGTGGATCCAGGAAACGATGAGAAGGAactga